Proteins encoded in a region of the Isosphaeraceae bacterium EP7 genome:
- a CDS encoding c-type cytochrome: protein MSFRPRGPAAWFAAACLAAFASPANASAPVGLGSRPIVPAFERLGSSLPLAQGGGLLIGELNCVACHRAEAGMTGPVAPKQPPILTRVGERTNVAYLRTFLSGPAAADRGTTMPDLIAGLPEAERAATVEALVHLLASTGTVKESFPALRSINRGRALFGKVGCVACHGDVESKDAPLADSVPLGNLAGKYTLPGLSEFLADPHKVRPSGRMPSLNLKKDEALDVAGYLLRDTIRRLPTNTAFTAYEGSWSSLPDLSQLTPTTAGFARGFDLGASGATNNYALRFEASLPIPADGEYRFQLSSDDGSRLELDGKLVVDHDGVHPSSEKSGRATLKAGAHQLVVTYFDSGGQTSLDLEMEGEGLPWQPVETLLTPAGPAIEPTAPAPEPFRPDPSLVEKGRTAFTTLGCASCHELRVGDTLLTSMSQGPGLASLEATKGCLAEAPGGKAPRYGLDRTQREAIAAAVLEFKAPAVPLPPARAIARTMAAFNCYACHKRDDIGGVEEARDLAFQTTQKEMGEEGRLPPPLDGVGAKLTDAWLRTLLDEGSKDRPYMETRMPRFGGKNVGHLAALTQAVDHLDPAPPAEFNESDRKVKAAGRMLAGSRAFGCVACHTFNGSKASGIQSIDMTLMTARLRHDWFRRYVVDPQSFRPGTRMPSVFYQGKSMLPAVLDGSPAQQVESIWKFLSDGRSAAPPAGVGREPIPLVPNADAIIYRNFIEGAGPRAIGVGYPERANLAFDANDLRLALVWQGDFIDASRHWIGRGEGYQPPLGDNVLSLPAGPAFASLVSPTTAWPAESPRKPGSGSHFRGYRLGNGRKPTFLYDVGGVQIEDRPVPVPGVGKQPAGFRRELTLTPPKALEGLYFRVAVADSIVQGPGGWFTIGGDWKTRLTGDAAGPGIVRESGGRKELLVPIRLEGPRATLIQEISW, encoded by the coding sequence CCGGCCTTCGAACGCCTCGGTTCTAGCCTGCCCCTCGCCCAGGGAGGCGGGCTTCTGATCGGCGAACTCAACTGCGTCGCCTGCCATCGGGCCGAGGCCGGGATGACCGGGCCGGTCGCCCCCAAGCAGCCACCGATCCTGACCCGGGTCGGTGAGCGGACCAACGTCGCCTACCTGCGCACCTTCCTGTCCGGGCCGGCCGCCGCGGACCGCGGCACGACCATGCCCGACCTGATCGCCGGCTTGCCCGAGGCCGAGCGTGCGGCCACCGTCGAGGCGCTCGTCCACCTGCTGGCGAGCACCGGGACCGTCAAGGAGAGCTTCCCCGCCCTCCGGTCGATCAACCGCGGCCGGGCGCTCTTCGGCAAGGTCGGGTGCGTCGCCTGCCACGGCGACGTCGAGTCCAAGGACGCACCCCTGGCCGACTCGGTGCCGCTGGGGAATCTCGCGGGGAAATACACCCTCCCGGGGCTGTCGGAGTTCCTGGCCGACCCGCACAAGGTCCGCCCGTCGGGCCGGATGCCGTCCCTGAATCTGAAGAAGGACGAGGCCCTCGACGTCGCCGGCTACCTGCTGCGCGACACGATCCGCCGGCTCCCCACCAACACGGCCTTTACCGCGTATGAGGGAAGCTGGTCGTCGCTTCCCGACCTCTCACAGTTGACGCCGACCACAGCCGGCTTCGCCCGGGGCTTCGACCTGGGGGCTTCCGGGGCGACGAACAACTACGCCCTCCGATTCGAGGCCAGCCTCCCCATCCCGGCCGACGGCGAATATCGCTTCCAGCTCAGCTCCGACGACGGCAGCCGCCTTGAACTCGACGGCAAGCTCGTGGTCGACCATGACGGCGTCCACCCCTCGAGCGAGAAGTCCGGCCGGGCGACCCTCAAGGCCGGGGCACATCAGCTCGTCGTCACCTACTTCGATTCCGGCGGCCAGACTTCGCTGGATCTCGAGATGGAAGGGGAAGGCCTGCCCTGGCAGCCCGTCGAGACCCTCTTGACCCCCGCCGGCCCCGCCATCGAGCCGACCGCACCCGCGCCCGAACCGTTCCGGCCCGACCCGTCGCTGGTCGAGAAGGGCCGGACCGCGTTCACGACTCTGGGTTGCGCCTCGTGTCACGAACTCCGAGTCGGCGACACGCTCCTGACCTCGATGAGCCAGGGTCCAGGCCTCGCCTCGCTCGAGGCGACGAAGGGTTGCCTGGCCGAGGCGCCGGGCGGCAAGGCGCCTCGGTACGGCCTCGACCGTACTCAACGTGAGGCGATCGCCGCGGCGGTCCTGGAGTTCAAGGCGCCCGCCGTTCCCCTGCCTCCGGCCCGGGCGATTGCCCGGACGATGGCGGCCTTCAATTGCTACGCCTGCCACAAGAGAGACGACATCGGCGGGGTCGAAGAGGCGCGTGATCTGGCCTTCCAGACGACCCAGAAGGAGATGGGCGAGGAGGGCCGCCTGCCGCCGCCGCTCGACGGCGTGGGGGCGAAGCTCACCGATGCCTGGCTGCGAACCTTGCTCGACGAGGGGTCCAAGGACCGTCCCTATATGGAGACGCGGATGCCCCGCTTCGGCGGCAAGAATGTGGGCCATCTGGCGGCCTTGACTCAGGCCGTCGATCACCTCGACCCGGCCCCTCCGGCCGAGTTCAACGAGTCGGATCGCAAGGTCAAGGCTGCTGGGCGGATGCTCGCCGGGAGTCGCGCGTTCGGATGCGTGGCCTGCCATACGTTCAACGGTTCGAAGGCATCGGGCATCCAGTCGATCGACATGACGCTGATGACCGCCCGCCTGCGTCACGATTGGTTCAGGCGGTACGTGGTCGACCCCCAGTCGTTTCGGCCAGGGACGCGGATGCCCAGCGTGTTCTATCAGGGGAAGAGCATGCTCCCGGCGGTCCTCGACGGCTCGCCGGCGCAGCAGGTGGAATCCATCTGGAAGTTCCTCTCCGACGGCCGCTCGGCCGCGCCCCCCGCCGGCGTGGGCCGCGAGCCGATCCCGCTCGTCCCCAACGCCGACGCGATCATATACCGCAACTTCATCGAGGGGGCCGGCCCACGAGCGATCGGCGTCGGATACCCCGAGCGGGCGAACCTGGCCTTCGACGCCAATGATCTCCGGCTGGCCCTGGTCTGGCAGGGGGACTTCATCGACGCGTCGAGGCACTGGATCGGCCGCGGCGAGGGCTATCAGCCTCCGCTGGGCGACAACGTCCTGAGCCTGCCCGCCGGCCCCGCCTTCGCCAGCCTCGTCAGCCCGACGACCGCATGGCCGGCCGAGTCGCCGCGTAAGCCGGGCTCCGGCTCGCATTTCCGAGGTTACAGGCTTGGCAACGGGCGCAAGCCGACGTTCCTGTACGACGTCGGCGGTGTGCAGATCGAGGACCGGCCCGTTCCCGTCCCGGGCGTCGGCAAGCAGCCCGCCGGCTTCCGCCGCGAGTTGACCCTGACCCCGCCGAAGGCTCTCGAAGGTCTCTACTTCCGCGTGGCCGTGGCCGACTCGATCGTCCAAGGGCCCGGCGGTTGGTTCACGATTGGCGGCGACTGGAAGACCCGGCTGACGGGCGATGCCGCGGGCCCTGGAATCGTCCGCGAGTCCGGCGGACGCAAGGAACTGCTCGTGCCAATCCGACTCGAAGGCCCCCGGGCGACGCTCATCCAGGAGATCTCGTGGTGA
- a CDS encoding Gfo/Idh/MocA family oxidoreductase has translation MTDKQTVSRRGFLETAGTATGALVAANTFAHPAIGAVKGANEKINFAIIGPGGRAQAHIDLLNKFKAEGKAVDIVGVCDVWDGNKETGRGLYPSAEKCGLKADDKNAVTKDYRRLLERKDIDAVVIGTPDHWHAKQTIDAMLAGKDVYCEKPMTHTIEEARQVAETVKKTKQVMTVGVQSTADPRWKMANEMITAGKIGKVMQGQTSYYRNSTMGQWRYYKLTKDMTPKTVDWKMFLGTEFGLAPDQPFDRAKYGQWRCYWDFGGGMYTDLFVHQLTHMLQAMGLKFPRRVVGGGGLYMEYDGRDVPDVATVVADYDEGAQVIISATMCNDVQLGEVIRGHTATIRFGGSPRDGFTVAEQQISGRPAPPGANSGDGGQKFAPDQPKDDTRALWEHYLECIRSRNVETLCPADLGFAAIATVNLGVQSYREGKAFFFDKETGKVSEADDSWAKKWEKRSHERGKPEQVIGWNAGDTGSLLTAPPYQKLEGDWVDGKDPAESA, from the coding sequence ATGACCGACAAGCAGACGGTGAGCCGTCGCGGATTCCTGGAGACCGCAGGCACGGCGACGGGTGCCCTGGTGGCGGCGAACACGTTCGCGCATCCCGCGATCGGTGCCGTGAAGGGTGCCAACGAGAAGATCAACTTCGCGATCATCGGCCCGGGCGGTCGCGCCCAAGCCCATATCGACCTGCTGAACAAGTTCAAGGCCGAGGGCAAGGCCGTCGACATCGTCGGCGTCTGCGACGTCTGGGACGGCAACAAGGAGACGGGCCGCGGCCTCTACCCGTCGGCCGAGAAGTGCGGCCTGAAGGCCGACGACAAGAACGCCGTCACCAAGGACTATCGCCGGCTGCTCGAGCGCAAGGACATCGACGCGGTGGTGATCGGCACGCCCGACCACTGGCACGCCAAGCAGACGATCGACGCCATGCTCGCGGGCAAGGACGTCTACTGCGAAAAGCCGATGACCCACACGATCGAGGAGGCCCGCCAGGTCGCCGAGACGGTCAAGAAAACGAAGCAGGTCATGACCGTCGGCGTCCAGTCCACGGCCGACCCCCGCTGGAAGATGGCCAATGAGATGATCACCGCCGGCAAGATCGGCAAGGTCATGCAGGGCCAGACCAGCTACTACCGCAACAGCACGATGGGGCAGTGGCGGTACTACAAGCTGACGAAGGACATGACCCCCAAGACGGTCGACTGGAAGATGTTCCTGGGCACCGAATTCGGCCTCGCCCCGGACCAGCCCTTCGATCGCGCCAAGTACGGCCAGTGGCGCTGCTACTGGGACTTCGGCGGCGGCATGTACACCGACCTGTTCGTGCATCAGTTGACACACATGCTCCAGGCCATGGGCCTGAAGTTCCCCCGGCGCGTCGTCGGCGGCGGCGGCCTGTACATGGAGTATGACGGCCGGGACGTCCCCGATGTCGCGACCGTGGTCGCCGACTACGACGAGGGCGCCCAGGTCATCATCTCGGCGACGATGTGCAACGATGTCCAGCTCGGCGAGGTCATCCGCGGCCACACCGCCACGATCCGCTTCGGCGGCTCGCCCCGCGACGGCTTCACCGTGGCCGAGCAGCAGATCTCCGGGCGCCCGGCCCCTCCGGGAGCCAACTCCGGCGACGGCGGCCAGAAGTTCGCCCCCGATCAGCCCAAGGACGACACCCGCGCCCTCTGGGAGCACTACCTCGAGTGCATCCGGTCGCGCAACGTCGAGACCCTCTGTCCGGCCGACCTCGGCTTCGCGGCCATCGCCACGGTCAACCTCGGCGTGCAGTCCTACCGCGAGGGCAAAGCCTTCTTCTTCGACAAGGAGACCGGCAAGGTCTCCGAGGCCGACGACTCGTGGGCCAAGAAGTGGGAGAAGCGCAGCCACGAGCGCGGCAAGCCCGAGCAGGTCATCGGCTGGAACGCCGGCGACACCGGCTCCCTGCTGACCGCCCCCCCGTACCAGAAGCTGGAAGGCGACTGGGTTGACGGCAAGGACCCCGCCGAGAGCGCCTGA
- the mtnA gene encoding S-methyl-5-thioribose-1-phosphate isomerase, which translates to MSASTHEAPAVETVGWAGDAANGRVRMIDQTLLPTELLFLELSDVPAIWEAIRALRVRGAPAIGVAAGYGAVVGARVGYTPGGSVDAMHKAAQESSDFLRTSRPTAVNLFWALDRMDRVRKESGANTPEALLDRMLEEARAIEAEDRVMCRQIGAFGADLIKTGNGVLTHCNAGGLATADYGTALAVMFSAHEQGKSIHVFADETRPLLQGARLTAWELQRRGVPVTLICDNMAAQVMKEGKIQLVVVGADRIAANGDSANKIGTYGVSILAKAHGIPFYVAAPSSTFDLTITDGSFIPIELRDPKEITAGFGRVTAPEGINVYNPAFDVTPAANIAGIITEKGIIAPVNAENVRKVLGS; encoded by the coding sequence TTGAGCGCAAGCACCCACGAAGCCCCCGCGGTGGAGACGGTCGGCTGGGCCGGAGACGCGGCCAATGGCCGCGTCCGGATGATTGACCAGACGCTGCTGCCCACCGAGCTGCTCTTCCTGGAGCTCTCCGACGTCCCCGCCATCTGGGAGGCCATCCGCGCCCTCCGCGTGCGTGGGGCGCCGGCCATCGGCGTGGCGGCCGGCTACGGCGCCGTCGTTGGGGCCCGCGTCGGCTACACCCCGGGCGGCTCCGTCGACGCCATGCACAAGGCCGCGCAGGAGTCGTCCGACTTCCTCCGCACCAGCCGGCCCACGGCCGTCAATCTGTTCTGGGCGCTCGATCGCATGGACCGGGTCCGCAAGGAATCGGGGGCAAACACCCCCGAGGCCTTGCTCGACCGCATGCTCGAAGAGGCCAGGGCGATCGAGGCCGAAGATCGGGTCATGTGCCGCCAGATCGGTGCGTTCGGCGCCGATCTCATCAAGACCGGCAACGGCGTGCTGACCCACTGCAACGCGGGCGGCCTGGCCACCGCCGATTACGGCACGGCGCTGGCCGTTATGTTCAGCGCCCACGAGCAGGGCAAGTCGATCCACGTCTTCGCCGACGAGACCCGACCCCTGCTCCAAGGCGCTCGACTGACCGCCTGGGAGCTCCAGCGGCGCGGGGTGCCCGTCACCCTGATCTGCGACAACATGGCCGCCCAGGTCATGAAGGAAGGCAAGATCCAGCTCGTCGTCGTCGGCGCCGACCGGATCGCGGCCAATGGCGACTCGGCCAACAAGATCGGCACCTACGGCGTGTCGATCCTGGCCAAGGCCCACGGCATCCCCTTCTACGTCGCGGCCCCCAGCAGCACGTTCGACCTGACGATCACCGACGGCTCGTTCATCCCGATCGAGCTGCGCGATCCGAAGGAGATCACCGCCGGCTTCGGCAGGGTGACCGCCCCCGAGGGCATTAACGTCTACAACCCCGCCTTCGACGTGACCCCCGCGGCCAACATCGCCGGGATCATCACCGAGAAGGGCATCATCGCCCCCGTCAACGCCGAGAACGTCCGCAAGGTCCTCGGCTCCTGA
- the ald gene encoding alanine dehydrogenase, whose amino-acid sequence MIVGVPKEVKADEYRVAMLPVGAEELTLAGHTVLVEAGAGTGSGIADSAYSAAGAELVADAASLWARADMVVKVKEPQASEWPHLRRGQVLFTYFHFAADEALTLAIIDSGITAIAYETLRDPRGGLPLLTPMSEVAGRMSIQEGAKYLERPNEGRGILLAGVPGVAPAEVAILGGGVVGANAAKVAAGLGASVRILDVNLDRLRYLDDIMPPNVTTLYSDRHTILESIERADLVIGAVLITGARAPRLVRREDLARMKPGAVIVDVAIDQGGCIETSRPTTHRQPTYLVDGIVHYCVTNMPGAVGRTSTYALCNVTLPYVIQFAKVGWRAAARALPGVADGVNIDAGRVTNRPVAETFGLTYEAWDAVA is encoded by the coding sequence ATGATCGTGGGCGTCCCGAAAGAGGTCAAGGCGGACGAGTACCGGGTGGCCATGCTCCCCGTCGGCGCCGAAGAATTGACCCTCGCGGGGCACACCGTGCTCGTCGAGGCCGGGGCCGGCACGGGCAGCGGTATCGCCGATTCGGCCTATTCCGCCGCCGGGGCCGAACTCGTTGCCGACGCCGCGAGCCTCTGGGCTCGCGCCGACATGGTCGTGAAGGTCAAGGAGCCGCAGGCGTCCGAGTGGCCCCACCTCCGCCGCGGTCAGGTCCTTTTCACCTACTTCCACTTCGCCGCCGACGAGGCCCTCACCCTCGCGATCATCGACAGCGGGATCACCGCCATCGCCTACGAGACCCTGCGCGACCCGCGCGGTGGCCTGCCGCTGCTGACCCCCATGAGCGAGGTCGCCGGCCGGATGAGCATCCAGGAAGGCGCCAAGTACCTGGAACGCCCCAACGAGGGCCGAGGCATCCTGCTGGCCGGCGTCCCGGGCGTGGCCCCGGCCGAGGTGGCCATCCTGGGCGGAGGGGTCGTCGGCGCCAACGCGGCGAAGGTCGCCGCAGGGCTGGGCGCCAGCGTCCGGATCCTGGACGTCAACCTCGACCGCCTGCGCTATCTCGACGACATCATGCCGCCGAATGTGACCACCCTCTATTCCGACCGCCACACGATCCTGGAGTCGATCGAGCGGGCCGACCTGGTCATCGGAGCCGTTCTCATCACCGGAGCCCGCGCCCCCAGGCTCGTCCGCCGCGAGGACCTCGCCCGCATGAAGCCGGGCGCCGTCATCGTGGATGTGGCGATCGACCAGGGAGGCTGCATCGAGACCAGCCGACCGACCACCCACCGGCAGCCGACCTACTTGGTCGACGGCATCGTGCACTACTGCGTGACCAACATGCCGGGCGCCGTCGGTCGGACGAGCACCTACGCGCTCTGCAACGTCACGCTTCCCTACGTGATCCAATTCGCCAAAGTTGGCTGGCGGGCCGCCGCCAGGGCGTTACCCGGCGTGGCCGACGGGGTCAACATCGACGCCGGCCGGGTCACCAACCGGCCGGTCGCCGAGACCTTCGGCCTGACCTACGAGGCCTGGGACGCGGTCGCCTGA
- a CDS encoding SRPBCC family protein: MRFVKESHIAAPPGVTFAFHESSGALQRLTPPWEKVELVSGGESIRPGSRVVLRTWLGPIPLTWVAEHVEYEVGRMFADRQVSGPFASWFHRHLTLDDGQGGTTLRDEVDYEPPLGLLGRTLGAGFLEHKLQQMFDYRHEQTRIIVEARDFPGAPSATS; the protein is encoded by the coding sequence ATGCGTTTCGTCAAGGAATCTCACATCGCGGCCCCGCCGGGCGTGACCTTCGCGTTTCACGAGAGTTCCGGGGCACTCCAGCGGCTGACTCCCCCCTGGGAGAAGGTCGAGCTCGTCTCCGGAGGCGAGTCGATCCGGCCAGGCAGCCGGGTGGTCCTGCGCACCTGGTTGGGGCCGATCCCCTTGACCTGGGTGGCCGAGCACGTCGAATACGAGGTGGGCCGGATGTTCGCCGACCGCCAGGTCTCGGGGCCCTTCGCGTCCTGGTTCCACCGACACCTTACACTCGACGACGGGCAGGGCGGGACGACCTTGCGGGACGAGGTCGACTACGAGCCGCCGCTCGGCCTGCTCGGGCGGACGCTCGGGGCCGGGTTCCTCGAGCATAAGCTCCAGCAGATGTTCGACTACCGTCACGAGCAGACCCGAATCATCGTCGAGGCCCGCGACTTCCCGGGGGCACCCTCCGCGACGTCCTGA
- a CDS encoding ECF-type sigma factor: protein MGHDSHFNRLVERLRAGDEDAVAELVRDYEPFIRRSIRLRLRDQRLRRMFDSMDICQSVLASFCVRAALGQYDLDEPSQLPKLLNTMARNKLAHEVQRLRAGRRDYRRAEPMESGFAGPASTADSPSEMISRGELLSEFRSHLTEEEKQIVALRDSGLDWVGLAARMGGTPDGRRMQLTRAISRIALALRINSFD, encoded by the coding sequence ATGGGACACGACAGCCACTTCAACAGGCTGGTCGAGCGCCTCAGGGCCGGGGATGAGGACGCGGTCGCCGAGCTTGTGCGCGACTACGAGCCATTCATCCGCCGCTCCATCCGGCTCCGCCTACGTGATCAGCGGCTCAGGCGGATGTTCGACTCGATGGACATCTGCCAGTCCGTTTTGGCCAGCTTCTGCGTCCGGGCCGCCCTGGGCCAGTACGACCTTGACGAGCCTTCTCAGCTCCCCAAGTTGCTGAACACGATGGCCCGAAACAAGTTAGCCCACGAAGTTCAGCGCCTCAGGGCCGGCCGCCGCGACTACCGAAGGGCCGAACCGATGGAGTCCGGATTCGCAGGCCCCGCTTCCACGGCCGACTCTCCCAGCGAGATGATCTCTCGCGGCGAGTTGCTCAGCGAGTTCCGCTCCCACCTGACCGAGGAGGAGAAGCAGATCGTAGCCCTTCGTGATTCCGGCCTGGATTGGGTCGGGCTGGCCGCCAGGATGGGAGGCACGCCCGATGGCCGGCGGATGCAACTCACCAGGGCGATCTCCAGAATCGCCCTCGCCCTGAGGATCAACTCATTCGACTGA
- a CDS encoding lactate racemase domain-containing protein, translating to MALEFRGGSIELDAGDRLIATCTGPRLSQGADPAEAAFLALAAPLDFPPLRHAVVPGDIVVIANDGETPCAPAVIAAACQVLFDAGVEAGSITVLCSSAPEVPLQLPEGVEFAVHNPDDKEQMSYLATTQEGRRVYLNRRLTDADFVLPVGRLTFDPAFGYRGPWSTLFPGMSDTETRRSFALRSSDDTPPDPDLPSPALLEASEVCWLIGCQFHVGVLGEPSGPIRVVAGLESSVQRRGAEELDANLRFRAPSRAEVVIASVEGSDLDALTAGLNNAVRLARRGGKIVILSGVEGDVGMNLARVRDAGDPRSALAAIKGGEGQPDYFAARAIAEATTHADVYLLSKLDPDLVEEMSITPLSKPEESRRLVAAASDVILVNKADLVRCDADED from the coding sequence GTGGCGTTGGAGTTCCGGGGCGGATCGATCGAACTTGACGCGGGGGATCGACTTATCGCGACCTGCACGGGCCCTCGCCTCTCGCAGGGCGCCGATCCCGCCGAGGCGGCGTTTCTTGCCCTGGCCGCGCCGCTCGATTTCCCGCCGCTTCGCCATGCCGTGGTCCCGGGTGACATCGTGGTCATCGCCAATGATGGCGAGACGCCATGCGCTCCGGCCGTGATCGCGGCCGCCTGCCAGGTCCTCTTCGATGCGGGAGTCGAGGCTGGGTCAATCACCGTGCTCTGCTCGTCGGCCCCCGAAGTTCCACTGCAACTTCCGGAAGGTGTTGAGTTTGCGGTTCATAACCCGGACGACAAGGAGCAGATGTCCTACCTGGCGACGACCCAGGAAGGGCGGCGGGTTTACCTGAACCGAAGGCTGACCGACGCCGATTTCGTCCTGCCTGTTGGTCGTCTGACGTTCGATCCCGCGTTCGGCTACAGGGGGCCCTGGAGCACCCTGTTCCCGGGGATGAGCGACACGGAAACCCGCCGCTCGTTCGCCCTCAGATCCAGCGACGACACCCCGCCCGACCCGGACCTGCCCAGCCCCGCGTTACTCGAGGCGTCGGAGGTCTGCTGGCTGATCGGCTGTCAGTTCCACGTCGGGGTCCTGGGCGAGCCGTCGGGCCCGATCCGGGTGGTGGCCGGCCTCGAGTCGTCTGTGCAGCGACGAGGGGCCGAGGAACTGGACGCCAACCTCCGGTTCAGGGCGCCGAGCCGGGCCGAGGTGGTGATCGCGTCGGTGGAGGGGAGCGACCTGGATGCCCTGACGGCCGGCCTGAACAATGCGGTGCGACTGGCCCGCCGGGGGGGCAAGATCGTGATCCTCTCCGGGGTGGAAGGTGACGTGGGCATGAACCTGGCCCGGGTCCGCGATGCGGGCGATCCCCGATCGGCGCTCGCCGCCATCAAAGGGGGGGAGGGCCAGCCCGACTACTTCGCCGCCCGTGCGATCGCCGAGGCGACCACCCATGCCGACGTCTACCTGCTGAGCAAGCTCGACCCCGATCTCGTCGAGGAAATGTCGATCACGCCGCTGAGCAAGCCCGAGGAATCTCGACGCCTGGTCGCCGCCGCCAGCGACGTCATCCTCGTCAATAAGGCCGATCTCGTGCGCTGTGACGCGGACGAGGACTGA
- a CDS encoding DUF1501 domain-containing protein, with amino-acid sequence MIPDHRHPYGVIRREFLQVGFSGFLGLGTSGLLAGAARGATLAAKSPRAKSMIVVFLTGAPSQIDTFDPKPDAPDGIRSEFATIETRAPGLRFCEHLPKLAGHADKLAVIRSMAHGFTNHLNGTHELLTGHSQPGAFFDKIASRDDYPCYAAALDYLKPRADGIPTGVMLPTFLMEGPLVWPGQHAGFLGPKHDPWQIRQDPNDPKFRVDDLSMPVGFSVERMNSRRSLLSDLSAQRDALEASPVADPLAKQRDLAYALLLSGKVGHAFDLGREDPKVRDRYGRHPFGQSLLLARRLVQSGVPIVQANMGRVQSWDHHGAIFKTLKDRMLPPLDQALDALFEDLHVSGLLDETLVVITGEFGRTPKIGFSVGSTVPGRDHWSSVFSTVLAGAGVRGGQAIGASDRIGAYPASRPYSPGDLAATIYDAFGIDPATELRDRLGRPIQLARGEVIAPLYTAAEAV; translated from the coding sequence ATGATTCCGGACCATCGCCACCCGTACGGGGTCATTCGCCGCGAATTTCTCCAGGTTGGGTTCTCGGGCTTCCTGGGCCTGGGCACGTCGGGCCTGCTGGCGGGCGCGGCACGCGGTGCGACGCTGGCCGCGAAGTCGCCCAGGGCGAAGTCGATGATCGTCGTCTTCCTGACGGGTGCTCCCAGCCAGATCGACACGTTCGATCCCAAGCCCGACGCCCCCGACGGCATCCGCAGCGAGTTCGCCACGATCGAGACAAGGGCACCCGGCCTCAGGTTCTGCGAGCACCTGCCCAAATTGGCCGGGCATGCCGACAAGCTGGCGGTCATCCGGTCGATGGCCCACGGCTTCACGAATCACCTGAACGGGACTCACGAGCTGCTGACGGGGCACTCGCAGCCGGGCGCCTTCTTCGACAAGATCGCCTCGCGCGACGATTACCCCTGCTACGCCGCGGCCCTGGACTACCTGAAGCCGCGCGCCGACGGCATCCCGACCGGCGTCATGCTGCCGACGTTCCTGATGGAAGGCCCGCTCGTCTGGCCCGGCCAGCACGCCGGCTTCCTCGGCCCGAAGCACGACCCCTGGCAGATCCGCCAGGACCCCAACGACCCCAAGTTCCGGGTCGATGACCTGAGCATGCCGGTCGGCTTCAGCGTCGAGCGGATGAACTCGCGTCGGTCCCTGCTCAGCGACCTGTCGGCGCAGCGCGACGCCCTGGAGGCCAGCCCCGTCGCCGACCCGCTGGCCAAGCAGCGCGACCTGGCCTATGCGCTCTTGCTTTCGGGCAAGGTCGGCCACGCTTTCGACCTGGGCCGAGAAGACCCGAAGGTGCGCGACCGATACGGCCGTCACCCCTTCGGCCAGTCGTTGCTGCTGGCCCGGCGCCTGGTGCAGTCGGGTGTGCCGATCGTGCAGGCGAACATGGGACGGGTCCAGTCATGGGACCACCACGGCGCCATCTTCAAGACCTTGAAAGACCGGATGCTGCCGCCGCTCGACCAGGCGCTTGACGCCCTCTTCGAAGACTTGCATGTCTCGGGGTTGCTCGACGAGACCCTGGTCGTGATCACCGGCGAGTTCGGCCGCACGCCCAAGATCGGCTTCAGCGTCGGCTCGACGGTGCCCGGTCGCGACCACTGGTCGTCGGTCTTCTCCACCGTCCTTGCCGGCGCGGGCGTCCGGGGCGGCCAGGCCATCGGCGCCTCCGACCGGATCGGGGCCTATCCCGCCAGCCGCCCGTATTCCCCCGGCGACCTGGCCGCGACCATTTATGACGCCTTCGGAATCGACCCGGCTACCGAACTCCGCGACCGCCTGGGACGCCCGATCCAACTCGCCCGCGGCGAGGTCATCGCCCCCCTCTACACGGCCGCCGAGGCCGTCTAA